The DNA sequence CACTTTCCAAATTAAGACAGTCTAAACCACACTCCTAGATTAGTCTGAAAACACCGCCTCTTCATGTTTTGGTTGTGCAATGGCAGACTTGCTCCGTTCGGGCAGGCCAAATATTCTAGTGATGTTTACAGGTAACCAATCAAAACGTCATCTTTCTAAAGCTATTACATAAGTGGGTGGTGCTTAAACAGCGAGTTGGCGAGACTCGACAGACTTACAGATATGGACACGTTTATCTGAGATGATACCAGCGCCAATTAAAAGAACAACATCATCCCCACAGGATACTTGTGTATCCCAGTGGAAAGTAAGCACACAACTCATTACATTGCATTTGCATTCCCCTGCAAAGTTGCCTGAGTTGTATTGTCACATGATGACCCTTATCATCAGGGTGACTTTATGAGTGTTTTCTGATGCAGTTACTAATAGCCTGTTAAAGTCAGTAAAGCGATCCAAGTATCACGATGTAATAAGTAATGTAACTTGCTTACTTTCCATTACTTTactaaatgtatctgtaatctaattatatatatttttttctataaatttGCAAGAATGCAGATACCTTATTTTTGTATCCTAATTATGCAGTCCtgttattaacatttattcCATTACTTCCAAAGCCTGATTCTAACATTAAACTTTACAGTGTCCTCATATCAACTGTATGTAACAAGGAGGATCTTTCTTCTTCAATTACTGTACTCAGGACCAGTAAAAGCATCGCAGTCAAATGTAGTGTGATTACAgtaatgcttttctttttaaacgtGTCGCCGCATACAGTACTTTATTTTACCAGGTGTTGAGGTCTGAGACCAAGACCTTTAGTCTCGAGCAATGGTCCAAAAATAAGCATCCGGTACCTTTTTCCATTAAAAATACAACTCAGTCACACAGAAtttttcatcagactttctccGCCTGATGTCTGAGACCTGTTGTTTATATaggaaatggaaatgtgtgCTGAGGTGCtaacagcattaaaaacaagaacatttctcAGCATGTCTTTATAAAACAGTTTTGGTTGGCACTACTTTCTACACAGCAAATATAGTCCCAATCAAATCTGTCTGATGTTGACAGCGAAAATCTGAGAttctgggaaaaacaaaaacaaaatcatttgcTTGGTATGTTGGGAACCATATTTTTGTACCCtttacatgttttgttatttatcaCCCAACAAGGCCTCGTTGCTCTGTGCGTACGTTAGCACTGGGATCATGTTGCTGCAGACAAAGGTTGATCTTCACACGACTGTGAGACAAACTGCTCTGAAAACAGTGCAGggacacatgttttttttccttcattgcATCACTTGAAAGGCTTGCACCACCACTTCTGCTTTGCTTCTGGCTTATTTCCAGGTGGGGATTGTTCATCTTCCCTTTCAACAGAGAGTGACAGcagatgtggaggagcagcaggtgtcTTTTTCCTGCTGTTTATCAATGAGCACAGAGGGGACGGGGTGCAAAGTGTCACTGCTGATGTAAAGCAGCTTTGCAGGTTTCCTCAACTGTTTTAAATGACACCCGCTGTCAAGTTGTGCTGGCTGTGGATCCGCTCGTCCAAATGTCACCATCTCTGATCTCATCATcaacaaaatctgatttttaaagggGTCGGAGAGGCTGTTCTCATTTGTCCTCCATGTGAATGAACACCTGTTCGCACAGACGGTAAATTGCAGCCTGACTGATTTTGcccatttatacatttaatcaaGAACGACAGACTCTGGTGTGAGCAAATAGGATCAAATAGCTGAGAGGTGGCGGCTCGTTCAATGCATCAGCATGAAACGACCGTGCAATCCCATTTTTTCACAGTTAATTAATGTGTGTTGTTCCCAGAGTCTGGAGGATGCGCTGACACTCAGTCTTTCCTCCTGCTAAGTGTTTGTCTTAGCCACTGCATTGCTTGTTTAAGCTTAATTGCGATAAATTGGAGACTTggattgtgtttattgtttctGAAGGGGAagcactctttctctctctctctctcccggcCAGGTCTACTTCCAGAGaccctgatttatttatttttcccatcaCACCAAggctccctctgtttttctgtgcacatcTGGTATTAGCTGTTTGACACTTGACCAGTTTTATGTGCACGTAGGAAAATCTTAATTCAATGTAACCTCACCCTGTTGTGTTAGAGTGTTAAATATGTGGTTATTTGTCTATGAGCTTTGGAAAGGTGGTAGCCTGATCCTCTCAGGCCCATTTGTCTGTGCTGATAGAGGTCctgaggttttaaaaaaaagagagagagagagagagacaaaacaatggGTGTGAGAAATTTGGTGCCTCTACTTTAACTTCTGCTTTGCAATGACGACGTATGATGACATGTCAAAAGGGCATGTTTGCTGTTGAAAGATAGCGCGGGTGTTAATTTACGGCACACATTTGCactcctgaacacacagaagtTTTCAGTTATTAGCAGTTCCTCCTTTACAGATATGAAAACTAACAAACAATGTAATAGTTCATGCCTACAGGTTTAATTCAAGATgattttagaaataaaatgcCTAATCTAAAGGTTGGAATAAACTAAAAGCCATTGTTTGATGGGTCACGCTACATTTAACTAGACGTCTGTATAACAAATGGTCTTCAAAAGTGTGATTCTCAGCATTTTTGCGCACAAACAAGCTGCAGCAAGAGACACAAGAAAGGCGAGAATGTAATCGGCGACGTTGAGCAACAGTCTGGCGCGGATTTGATAACGGGGGAAGACAGGCAGGCTGTGTGCTTCAAAGCCGCTGAAATTGTGACACAAAGCTTATTTGAATGTGAAGGCTTCCAAATAAACAGCAGTTCAAAAGTTCAGACTATCACGTGGACAGCAACTGAAGGTGTCGGTTGTCTAACGCTGTAAGATGCCGAAAAAATGTGGCACAAATTAgatactcaaaaaaaaaaaaaagtatgaatcATCGGCCCTTGTTTGCTGTAATAAGCACTTTTACAAACTTGAATCTTTGAGTTGATTGTTGGGATGTCTAATGAAGTGACCTGAGATGTCTGTCTTACTGATATAGAGCCaaaacacttctttttcttgtgcTGCGTTCAAGCGGATCGGCCAAAAACCTGTCTCTAAAATGtgagtcattttttgtttttctatgttttataACGTTGAATTTGTGTCTTTGACCTCTGCTTTTGACAAAATGAGCAATTTGAAGCTGATACCGTGTTTTTTCTGAGAAATTAAAGGTGCTATGTCTGACAACTTGTAGCAATTtgcatgtattaatcactttttattggCCGTATGTGAGCTGACTGTaaccaaaccaaccaaaaaTGAATCCTtccccatctttctcttttgcttaTACAAGCCTGCGCACGATTTGTTAAAGTTCTTTAATGCTGGATTTCCTGGTGAAGGACTTGGGTCGGAAAGTTAGTTTGGAAATAAAGCCTGCTATAAAATCATGACCGGCTTCtaccacaacacagaagttcccCAGAGCCCCTTTGATTTCCTGACGTTTGGACAATATAATGAATTGATTAAGTAAGAGTAATCAGCAGAACAattgatgatgaaaacacattttaccgCAGCCCAAAACCTATTCTGTGTCCTCTCATGAGAGTGATTACTGATCAAACTACGTACAGTTTAATAAATGAGCACACGTCTCTAGGGCGGATAATCCCTTCAGAGTTATGATTTATTAACTAGAACCTTCTCGTAGAGAAGAATGATTTTATTACAAACAATATGTTACACAACACCGATAATTAAGAACAGTGGTTCTCAACCTTAACCATGAAATTTACCTTCCAAGACAAATCAGGATGGTGAATGtgccaaaataaaaagagcagCCTCCCGCTCCTACTCCTGCTCACCTTGACTCTGAAAAACACTCAGGGAAATGATATCACTGGTACAGGCAAAGTAATGAAAACCCATTGCCCtgttactttatttattctccACAATCATCCTGCGACCCCTGGAAACTCACTTGCAACCTCTTTGGGGGTCCCGACCCCTAGGTTGAGAACCAAtaatttaaaacactgttttgtcaAGGTGACAGGTGTGTTGCTCATCTTGAAAGGTCCAATTTCTAAGAAATTCCACAATAAGCAACATCTGTCCACTGATTTACACCACgttttctgcacatttccagTCAGCTTTAATTAGTTTGACATTAGTAACTACGGACCAGGAATCTGTGTTCCCTCCTTCTAAGGTGGAAAACAAAAGTTCTCATAATTTGAGATGACACGTGCATGAATATTCCAGGGCCGAGGAACAAAAACGTCTGTGTTCACCACATAATAACACTGGTACGTTGATGATGGAACCAGCACATGCTGTCCTTCAAAAACCACTACACAAAAGAGTTTGTTGAACAAATCAGTCACACACATGCTGGCGATTACTCACAAGAATCACATTCAATACTGCTTTCATTGTGTGACTCAATTATTCTAAACAACTGGCCTCCTGTAGATTACAGTAAAGGTTTCCACGATGATCGAACAAATACGCTGAAATAAGTGAGGAGATCTTTTCCATCTGTGATGAAATGGGTCATCTGCGTTACAACATCTGTGTTAAGACAAAATCACCAAATCTGCTCCCACAATCAGAGATAACCGTCACTTGAGGTAGCTGGATACTGATACAGAGGACACGGGAGATAAAGCTCACAGCACTATAAGTCCTATTCTTTCTCGCTTCATGTGTCCAAGTCAGTTATTAACCTAATGTGCCTTCCCTCATTTTCAGAGGTTTAGAAGTCAATCAGTAGGCGATCTGCTTCAGACAAATCTGAGGAATTCTCCGCAGACAGATTTAAATCAGATGCATTTCTCCTCCACTGTCTGAGTGCTCAACGACACCTGTAGCGCTCGGTCCTTTGGGCAAGGCAGGGCTAAGAGGTCCCTGGTAACACTCGTCCTGTCCCTACTCTGAGCCTCAACGCTGCCCTGCTCGGACAGATAAGAAGCCTGCGAGTTTCTGACTGATGACGCTTGTGAACCAGAGAGTCTGTCCGCTGTATGACAGCTTCCAGCGTACACATCACTTCCCTCTGGCAGGTAGAGGAAGATCTGGGAACAGCTGGAGAGATCTCGCAGGTCGCGGGAAACAGTGGAGTTTGAGTCCCGCTTAGAAATGACCGAGGAGAGCTGGTGGGCATCTATACAGGGGAAGTTCCCCTGTCTCTGTTGCCTCCGTGCTCCTATCTTGCAGAACAAGCACTTGATTTTCTCAATGAGCTTGAGGAGAACCGCCTTGCGGAGCAGGATGTAGATCCAGGGGTCGAGGATGGGGTTGAATGAGGCGAAACGTATCGCCCGTAGATCAGGGTTTTTCTCCAACTTCAGCTCCACTGGAGTCTTATACAGCTGGTTCAAAAACACCTGTGcctgagagggaagagagaataCAGGCTGAGTAGATGGACAAAAGTTTCAAACCACGTGTGGGTGCATATGAGTGTTAGGAAGACACTTATAAAACCAAGGAGCACTAGAgcagcaagagagagacagagcagggaaGGACAAGTGATTTCATCcatcaaacagaaatgtgtttgtgcttttgtctCTCACAAATTGTTCCATttgcaaaaataacatttctgccTGGAAGAATCATGCGTAAAATAGATAAGATGCAGATAGCTTAGAGAGGTCAGTGGCTTTAAAAAGGCAAGGGAAAACCTATGCAGTCTAGAAAGATGTGAAACATGTTAAACGTTGTTTTGATACGATCCAGTTGAATTTGGTTCCTAATGGGAGATCAATTACTATACAAAGTCATCTGTGCGTAAAAGAGCCATGCGTGATGGACGAAGATGCCTGTAACTTCGCGAACAGTGGCTTAAAACGGCAAAGAAAAGTTATGAAGGGAGCAAAAAAGCAACATGCTGAGCTTTAACTGGGATCAAAATGCGTCACCAATTACTGTACGCTTAAAAGAGACGTGCATAAAACGTGCGTAATGGAGCGAAATAGCCCACATGGAGCGGGTCAAAAGAGAACTTACAACAAGCGGGATGGAGCAAATAAGCACCACTGCCGACGTGCCTATGAGCAGAATGACCATCTGAATCTCTGCTCCGGCCAGACGCCCAAAGCTGCGTCCTCTCCTCCGCGGGTCCACGTTGCGCCCCAGGTCGGTTCCCAGCGACATCCTGCGCACGAAGCGCCGGTGCATCCGGATCAGAGCCCCGCACACCAACACGTTACAGATAACAGTGACGAGGATAAGAAGAGAGCTGAAGCCCGCATACATGTAGGAGTAGGCGGCATCGCTCGTCTTGTTGCTCCTCCACTCTAGAAAACACCATGTCTGCGGGTATTGTTTCTTCACCTGACCGAAGCCGATGATCGGCAGCGCGCAGAAAAGCGCGTTGGAGATGTAGATCGCCAGGAGCGTCAACCCCGCCAGTTTTTGGTCCACATAGTCATTGTAGAAGTAGGCATGGTTTATGGCGATGTATCTCTCCACCGACATGGCGCAGATGATACTGAGTCCagccagagagaagaaaagcatGTCGAATCCAAAGTACTGGCACAGCGGGTCCTCACCGGGCCACGATCCTTTCACGTAAGTGGCGATGGTGACCGGGCTGGCCAGCAGGGTGCCGAGGAGGTCCGTGACTGCCAGACCACACACCAGCGTGTAAAAGGTGGTTTCTTTCTGCTCCTTCCGAGATTTACAAAGAACCACGATGGCGATGACATTCCCAACCACCCCGAAGATGAACATAATCGACGGGATGGTCGGGACCATGGTCCTCCCTGTCGTCGATtggttattcatttttttaattttattttttaaattttttcaAATCTGCTTTAAGTTGAAGATGAGTGAAACAACTTTTCTTAACGCCATTATTTTCCGGTCCAGAGCAGGAAACTTGCTCGCTCTTGAGAAAAGCCTGGGgaacattgttaaaaaaaaaaaagaactctgAAAAACACACCTATGAAGACAGTTTGCACCTCGTCTGTAAATCAACTTCTGAAGGCGCTGATCCCGTGAAGAGCAtgatgtggctgctgctgctgctgctgctgctgctgctgctgtggtcacTGAAGGTTCGCTGGTGGTTTGGTATTAGATCCTCAGCTCGCTTTGCAAGACAGGAGCACATTTCACTCACCaggacagagagatgaaagaagGCAACAGACACCAGTGACTTCATAGAAATATGGCTCTGCCTCCAAGCTTCCTGCAGGGCTCAGTCCCTCCCcctcacttcacttcactttatttcactttctcaCCCAAACTCAAAGCAAAAGTTAAGGTTAAACATATTGTTGTTCTGGTTAAGGTGATTAcatttttggaacatttttttgaGGCCGGTTCTCAGAGCTCTCTGCTGAATCTATTCACCAATTACCAGAAAAGTGTGTTCTGTCAGGGTCAAATATTCATGTAACCTTGCCACAACATAAAAGTAGTGGTGAGAAACTttatctatgtatttatttaaataaagaataatcTAAGTTTTTCACAGAGCACATTGTCACTCTggctgaagtaaaaaaaaaaaaaaaaggattaattTGTGTCAAAGTTTGAACCTTATTGGTGATTCTTTAAttatagatgaataaataaaaaactgaaacaaaatgtcagatggCTCGGCACAGTCTGATCAACTGTTCCCTTGTCTGATGCTGATCAGTTTATTCATAAACCCGTCAGGTATCAAGACAAACTCAGTAAAGATGCATCCTCTTTGGAAAAATCATAAGCATTTCTTGCTAGTGAACTATTTTGTTTCACAGTAAGGCTGAAGACACTGAATGCGAGAATATCTTATCAGgtcattcattttcagttctGTTCCAATCAAATCATGCGTTGCATTTAACTTGTGGTCATCATGTTTTGCAAAGCAAATAAACACGGCGAGCGAGCGTGATGACACCAGTGTCCCTGACATTAACACTGACCCCTCACTTAATCTGCAAAAACATCCCCAGTTTTCAGTGATCAGCTCCTCCTGAAATGCTCCCATTGCAccatatttcaaattaaaactcagaatacGTAAACTGTGGTGCTTTGCAGTACTTAATGTTATTGCTTTAAAAttatgtatttacttattttttatttttttgaactCACTAACCTTATTCCCAACCAAGAACTTGAAATCTTGTAAGGACCAGTGTTGACATGTTTGTTCATGACatgtaattacatttctttatatttctttgtaatattgtgaaaacaataaaaagaatgctggcaaaaaaaaaaaaacaaaactcagaaTACATCGTCAAACGCGTCAGTGTGGTCTCTTGAAAATCATTCAAATAATCTCTTGTACAGTCCAAAGTATTTAGAAGGCAGTAAACATCCAACTGATTGGCTTGTTTGCAGCTGTGCTAGCTTGCTACACCAtccattgatttaaaaaaaaaatctatgtcTCTGTCACGTGAGTTTCGCCCCGCAGGTTGTGGCCCCTCCTAAGTTCCGTTTAAATCATCACCTGATAACAACTTCAGCCTGTACGATCTTCTTCCAAAGACCCACCAGCACTGTAACGTGTTGTATGACAGCTCTCGATG is a window from the Acanthopagrus latus isolate v.2019 chromosome 5, fAcaLat1.1, whole genome shotgun sequence genome containing:
- the ptger4a gene encoding prostaglandin E receptor 4 (subtype EP4) a is translated as MNNQSTTGRTMVPTIPSIMFIFGVVGNVIAIVVLCKSRKEQKETTFYTLVCGLAVTDLLGTLLASPVTIATYVKGSWPGEDPLCQYFGFDMLFFSLAGLSIICAMSVERYIAINHAYFYNDYVDQKLAGLTLLAIYISNALFCALPIIGFGQVKKQYPQTWCFLEWRSNKTSDAAYSYMYAGFSSLLILVTVICNVLVCGALIRMHRRFVRRMSLGTDLGRNVDPRRRGRSFGRLAGAEIQMVILLIGTSAVVLICSIPLVAQVFLNQLYKTPVELKLEKNPDLRAIRFASFNPILDPWIYILLRKAVLLKLIEKIKCLFCKIGARRQQRQGNFPCIDAHQLSSVISKRDSNSTVSRDLRDLSSCSQIFLYLPEGSDVYAGSCHTADRLSGSQASSVRNSQASYLSEQGSVEAQSRDRTSVTRDLLALPCPKDRALQVSLSTQTVEEKCI